ATAGTCCCGGCGGTCACTTGGGCGCCGGTTTGAATGATGCGCGGCCGTGCTTCTCCCGTGAGGATCGATTCATCAACGGTGGAATCTCCGGAATACACAACGCCATCGGCGGGTATCACATCCCCTGCTCTGACTTCGACCTGATCGCCTGCTTTTAGTACTTCAATCGGAACGGTTGCAACTTCGTCATTTGAAATGAGCCGTGCACTGCGCGGCGTAATGCTTTTCAACAGGGAAAGATGGCTGAGTGCCCGGTGCTGTTGTCGGAACTGAATGTATCGGCCGACCAGCAGTAAAAAGATCAGAACCGTTAACGAATCAAAATAAATTTCCCCCGTGCCGCGAAGGGAATTGATCAGACCGGCGACACCACCAATGGTGATGCCCAACGCTACGGGAAGGTCGATATGCGGACTGCGCGTTTTAATCGCAGAGAAAGCGCCTTTGAAAAAGACATGCCCGGGCCAGACAATGGAGACCAGCGCCAGTGCCGCACTGGTCCAGCGAAACAGGTTCAAGTGCTCTGCCGCCATTCCGGTAAACATGCCGGCGTACAAGGCAAACGCGATCAACATGACATTGCCGGCACAGGCGCCCGCAATGCCCAGGCGAATCAAATACTTGCGGTTTTCCCGTTGATAAATCTGTTCTGCATCATTGTGCTGCGGCGGATGCGGACGATAGCCGAGCCGATCCAGGGTTCTGGCAATTTCAGACAGAGAGACGCTGGCAGAATCCCAGATTAAATCGACGCTGGTGTTCGTTAAATTCACCCGCGCGCTGATGACGCCCGGCAAGAAGTCGGGAAGTTTCTCAATCACAAACACGCATGATGCACAATGCATGCCTTCCAGATGAAATCGGATCCGGAACAGACCCGGTTCGATTTCATGGGCATAGAGCTCGCGAAAACGGGGATGGTCCATTTCCTCGTAGGAGAGGTCTGAAGAGGGGACGGTTTCAGAATTGTTGAGCTCTTCCAGCAGACAGGCATCCATGTCTTGCAGAATGGCATAGGCGACTTCACACCCGGCACAACAAAACCAGGGTTGTTCGTCTGTTTGTCGACTGGTGGGGACCGGAAGATTGCAGTGGATGCACGTGCCCTGTTGCTGTTGGGAAGTCGTTTCACTTTCGTGCGTTTGCTCAATCAACGGAGTGAAGCCTTCTCGCATACGGGAACGGGTTAATCGGTCTGTTTTGGCTGGCAACAGGGAAGCGGTTCGTCGTTGATGGTTTTCAGAATTTCCGACTTTGATGCTCCCGCGGCTTTTGGTTGTAATTCTCCCATATCTGCATGAGCACGTACACTCATGGTAAAGATGCCGCTGACGATGAGCAGGCTGGCAATCAGGGTGTTGCCTAGCAGGTTCCACTTCTGCGGGAACAGACGGCTGGCCAGTCCGGTCAGTGATAAGGCCGGGATGGTTCCCAGCCAGAAGGCAATCATCACCAGACTTCCGGTAAGCGGAGTTCGGGCGGCGACGGCCAGCAGTAAAAATGCATAGAGCCAGCCGCAGGGGAGACAGGCGGTGATCAAGCCGATTCCCAGCGGCCTGATCCCTTGCGGGAGCCGTTGATTCTTTTTGATGAACTTCGTTAGATATTTACCGACGGCAGCGGTTCCAAAATGCGGAATGCTCCCTTTTCTGTAAATGGTCAACAGAGAAAAACTGCCGAATAGAATCATGCCGACCCCAGAGACATAAGCGGCGATTTTCTGCAGGCCCGCCAGTTCGCCGCCCGATTCCAGCATCCAGCCCAGGCTGCCGGCGACAAGTCCCAAAATGGCATAACCCAGTAATCGGCCTGCATGATAGAGGGCTTCCAGACCGAAGGACTTTTTGTTTGAAGCGGAGTTGCGATTCACCGCCAGCAGCATCAACGGCCCGCACATTCCCACACAGTGACCGCTTCCGGCAATGCTGGCGACAAAGATCGTGGCCAGTAAGGGAATTGTCGAATGGAAGTCCGTCATGCTATGCCTTATTTCGCTGTCAATGTCTCTCGAATGTTAATCAGTGTTGTGCCTGGAGATTTTTTAACTCTCCCGACGGTTTGAGCAGAAATTGTTTCTTTTCCTGAAACGTGCCTTCACTGCCGGACGCAGCGATCGAAAGTTCCCAGAGACCTGGCTTGTTTATCGGAACCAGTGCTGCATAATGCCCTGGACTGGTTTCTTTAAAATGAATTTTGAAGACGTCCCCTGCCCTGGCATGATGAAACAACAGGCCTTCCACCTGGCTGTTTTCTACGGGGCTGTCGGCCTGATTCAGCAGAGAGAGTTCCAGTTTGGGTTTCTGGAGCATATCTGGAGCCGCTTCCAGAGTAACAACAGATTTCCATCCCAGCGCATCACTTTCTGCCTGTGTTTGACGTTGTTTGTCCCAGGAGATCGCCTGCTCGTAATAGCCTTCGACAATGACGTTTGAAGGATCGCTGGTCGCCAGGAAGACGGCAACAGAAGAAAGCAGAATCTGCAATCCAAGAAATGAGAAGATCACGCCGCACCAGGTCCAGCGGGCTAATGTTTCCGCAGATTGCTCTGCGTCGGTCGTTATGGTCCCAGCAACTGACATGTGACTGTCCTCTCTTCGGAATTTTTCTGGGAACGGATGGTGAGTTCCACTTCACGTAAACCGGTGACAAACGAATCGCGGGGGGCGGAAACTAAGAGTGGAATCGTTTTGGTTTCGCGTGCTTTCAGGTCGGGACTCGCCATGATCTCCATTTTGACGTCGGTGTTGTCCGGCAGTTTAAATTCATATTCGTCGGGCAGATCCGTTCGGTTGACCAGTTTGATCTGTAGGTTATTTTCGACGAAATCATCGTCGGTCACAATAAACGGGTTCCCATAATTCCGCATCACGGTCACATCAAAAGATTTTTTATTGATCAGAGTGACTGTAAACGCAGAAACGGACAATAGCAGTAGCAAAGGGTAGATGATCACGCGCGGCCGCAGCTTTTTGGTTGGTTTACCTTCAATTTCATCCTGACAAGAGTAACGCACCAGTCCGGTGGGACGTTCCACTTTCACCATGATTTCATCGCAGGCGTCCATACACTGGGTGCAGTGAAGGCACTCCATCTGTAAGCCGTCACGAATATCGATACCGGTGGGACAGGCACGCACGCATTGGCCACAGTCGATACAGTCGCCATGTTGTTCTGCGGTTTTTTGCTTGCTGATTTTGCCTCGCGGTTCTCCGCGTTGTTTATCATAGCTGACAATTAAGGATCGCCGGTCCAGCAGCACCGATTGAAAGCGGCCGTAAGGACAGGCAATTGTGCAAAGCTGTTCTCGGAAAAATGAGAAGTTAAACATCATCAGAACCACGGTGGCCGTCATCACCAGGAAGCCGGTCGGGTGCGTAAATGGTGACTGCTGAACCCAGCGATGGAGTTCGTCGACACTCACAAAATAGGCCAGGAAGGTATGCGCCAGCACCATGGAAATGATTAGATAGGTGCCATACATCATCAGTCGTCGGATAATGGGAACCGATTTATGCGGTTTGCCACCATGGCCAGTAGTCCCACAGAATAATCGTTCAATCGGGCGGTAAACAAATTCCAGGTAAATCGTCTGCGGGCATGCCCAGCCGCACCAGACGCGCCCGAATAATGCCGTTAACAGGAAGATCGACAAAAACAGCGAGATCATGAAAAACGCCAGCAAGAGCGTATCAGTCGGCAGGAATTTGAAACCGAAGATGGTAAATTCCCGTCTGGCGATATTCAAAAAGAAGGCGGGACTGGAATTGATCTTGATATGAGGTAACGCAATAAAAATGATGATCAGCAGGTAACCCACGGCGCGGCGTCTGGTCCAGTATTTGCCCATGAAAAGACGGGGGTAGATCCAGCGACGAGAGCCATCTTTCTCCAGTGTTGATAGAACATGTTCCTCGGGTTCTAGAAGTTGGTCATTCATCAAAGCTTACCGTTCAGTGAAAAGAAAATCTTGTTCATGAGGCTGGTTTCGTTTCTGGCGGTTTCTCTTTTGGTGTGTCGTCTGTTTTTGTTTCTTTTGGCTTCGAGTCATCTGCTTTGGGAGGCTCTGCTTTCGGTTTTTCTTCGTTTGCTTCTGGTGTCGCTGGTGCCTTCCAGTCGGGGATTTTCTTGGCATTCGGTTCCGGTGGTTTTCCCGTGCCGGGCGGTAATGAACCACGCAGCCCTGCGATATAGGAAGCTACCAGAACAATTTCATTGGGGTGCAAGCGATTTCCCCAGGCAGGCATGGCCTGGCCGTTGGCACCTTTTTCGACGACTTTGGCGATGTCACCGATTTCTTTCACATGAATCCAGTAGTCATCCGTCAAATTCGGGCCGACTTTCCCTTCCGCTTTAGCGGCATGACAGGCCACACAGTGCATTTCATAAACACTCGCTCCGACCTTGATCCACTTGGGGTCGTCCTTAAATTTATAGACGGTGGCGGAGTCCAGGCTGAGCTCGCCGATCTCTTCAAACTGCAACCGTAAATTGTCGGCGACTGCTTCATTGTAGTTAT
This genomic interval from Gimesia alba contains the following:
- a CDS encoding sulfite exporter TauE/SafE family protein, which gives rise to MTDFHSTIPLLATIFVASIAGSGHCVGMCGPLMLLAVNRNSASNKKSFGLEALYHAGRLLGYAILGLVAGSLGWMLESGGELAGLQKIAAYVSGVGMILFGSFSLLTIYRKGSIPHFGTAAVGKYLTKFIKKNQRLPQGIRPLGIGLITACLPCGWLYAFLLLAVAARTPLTGSLVMIAFWLGTIPALSLTGLASRLFPQKWNLLGNTLIASLLIVSGIFTMSVRAHADMGELQPKAAGASKSEILKTINDEPLPCCQPKQTD
- a CDS encoding FixH family protein: MSVAGTITTDAEQSAETLARWTWCGVIFSFLGLQILLSSVAVFLATSDPSNVIVEGYYEQAISWDKQRQTQAESDALGWKSVVTLEAAPDMLQKPKLELSLLNQADSPVENSQVEGLLFHHARAGDVFKIHFKETSPGHYAALVPINKPGLWELSIAASGSEGTFQEKKQFLLKPSGELKNLQAQH
- the ccoG gene encoding cytochrome c oxidase accessory protein CcoG; this encodes MNDQLLEPEEHVLSTLEKDGSRRWIYPRLFMGKYWTRRRAVGYLLIIIFIALPHIKINSSPAFFLNIARREFTIFGFKFLPTDTLLLAFFMISLFLSIFLLTALFGRVWCGWACPQTIYLEFVYRPIERLFCGTTGHGGKPHKSVPIIRRLMMYGTYLIISMVLAHTFLAYFVSVDELHRWVQQSPFTHPTGFLVMTATVVLMMFNFSFFREQLCTIACPYGRFQSVLLDRRSLIVSYDKQRGEPRGKISKQKTAEQHGDCIDCGQCVRACPTGIDIRDGLQMECLHCTQCMDACDEIMVKVERPTGLVRYSCQDEIEGKPTKKLRPRVIIYPLLLLLSVSAFTVTLINKKSFDVTVMRNYGNPFIVTDDDFVENNLQIKLVNRTDLPDEYEFKLPDNTDVKMEIMASPDLKARETKTIPLLVSAPRDSFVTGLREVELTIRSQKNSEERTVTCQLLGP
- a CDS encoding cbb3-type cytochrome c oxidase N-terminal domain-containing protein, with amino-acid sequence MSEIEKDQLRTHVYDGIQEYDNPMPGWWVMLFWGCIFFAIPYWLYYESGVPGRSIYDNYNEAVADNLRLQFEEIGELSLDSATVYKFKDDPKWIKVGASVYEMHCVACHAAKAEGKVGPNLTDDYWIHVKEIGDIAKVVEKGANGQAMPAWGNRLHPNEIVLVASYIAGLRGSLPPGTGKPPEPNAKKIPDWKAPATPEANEEKPKAEPPKADDSKPKETKTDDTPKEKPPETKPAS